Below is a window of Mycolicibacterium rhodesiae NBB3 DNA.
GTTCGGCGTCGGCGTCTATAACATCGCGGGGTCGCTGTACGCGATCGCGAACTATTGCTCACATGAGGGCGCCCCGCTGTGTCTCGGCTACACAAGGGGCACCACCGAGTACGCCCCCGAGATGCCCGACCGGATTCGCCACGTGCGTGAGGGCCAGATTGCGCGCTGCCCGTGGCATCAGTGGGAGTTCGACATCACCACCGGGGAGAGCCTCGCC
It encodes the following:
- a CDS encoding Rieske (2Fe-2S) protein — its product is MQRRAVCAVEDLPPGTMKLVQAGKFGVGVYNIAGSLYAIANYCSHEGAPLCLGYTRGTTEYAPEMPDRIRHVREGQIARCPWHQWEFDITTGESLADPKKRVRTYEVDVADGQVYLTA